Proteins encoded together in one Penicillium digitatum chromosome 1, complete sequence window:
- a CDS encoding Enamelin translates to MKGFIGGIPVALLAVAAQAKFAERQEHDFHPQAGGTAIGGPSGNDDDGFVSPYSASIQTETHVNQWNKDDHSIKLKHTDVYPAPPVLPVPFEHRRPQGPQEGPFEKRKRSAPGGTAIGGPSGDDEGQSFELSVTGVFDTEVHDENQDDHSIDLKEKNIYPAAPVVVHPPPHFGGPPRGGYRGPAGSPSAGFNAPSQGYEKRFGPHAGGTAIGGPSGNDGGQSFSLSTSIETSADVHEHNEDDHSIGLTHEDVYPYPHAHSFSPFRRSENHGPPGHGGAPPAGHFEPHPEPHYEPHTEAHYEPHNEPHYEPHPEPHFENHPEPHFENHPEPHYAPHYSPTYEPHYEPHTTFEHELTSLKNNNNGPSAGSIVFGRRGFPAGPGPHVEPHPEPHFEPHSETHFEPHPEPHFEPHSETHIEPHPEPHFEPHPEPHFENHPEPHFENHPEPHYAPNYSPIYEPHYEPHTKLESEITSLKDNNNGPSAGSIVFGRRGFPASPGPHVEPHPEPHFEPHSGTHFEPHPEPHFEPHSETHFEPHPEPHYAPHPEPHFESNPEPHFENHPEPHYDPHYSPSYTPHYEPHTTFDSEITSLKNNNNGPAAGSITFRRRAYAPTRDADIGGGTAIGGPSGDDDGSAFSAPTDVDVTNDVDEHNEDNHAITGDFTHVHPDGPAEYSGEDQVEGPQCAAQTQDVVHTVTKTQYKTAEATHVVYQSAPVVEANLIPGDAHDPEFVGADAYAPPAPARSSASPENPMYRAPTTNNLNPTHVPMAAPSSGSSAAYANYPKPSPGTNSFGDYAQPSTGAYPSADYAQPSTGANPSADYAQPSTGANPSADYAQPSTGANPFADYAQPSTGANPFADYAQPSTGANPFADYAQPSTGANPSADYARPSTGANPSADYAQPSTGANPFADYAQPSTGANPSADYAKPSTGADPFASYSQSSAGADPFTPQRPSYSQIPVHVPNATPVPSGGFSKAGPSSIGKINPTGVSPEQNIYPSSSASAFASHGIMFEGDAARLSGGIVSVVAAVIGVLAFII, encoded by the exons ATGAAGGGCTTCATCGGTGGAATCCCTGTGGCACTGCTGGCAGTTGCTGCCCAGGCTAAGTTTGCTGAACGT CAGGAGCATGACTTCCACCCCCAGGCTGGTGGTACCGCCATCGGAGGGCCTTCCGGAAATGATGACGATGGGTTCGTTAGTCCATACTCCGCCAGCATCCAAACTGAGACGCACGTCAACCAGTGGAACAAGGATGACCACTCTATCAAGCTGAAGCACACGGATGTGTACCCTGCCCCCCCGGTTCTGCCTGTGCCATTTGAGCACCGCCGCCCTCAAGGGCCACAGGAGGGACCTTtcgaaaaaagaaagcgCAGTGCCCCAGGTGGCACTGCCATCGGTGGCCCCTCCGGAGACGATGAGGGCCAAAGCTTTGAGCTGTCTGTGACGGGTGTCTTCGACACAGAGGTCCACGATGAGAACCAAGATGATCACTCCATCGATCTCAAGGAAAAGAACATATACCCTGCTGCTCCCGTCGTTGTGCACCCTCCCCCCCACTTTGGTGGACCCCCTCGTGGCGGCTACCGTGGACCTGCTGGCTCGCCATCGGCTGGCTTCAACGCCCCAAGCCAGGGCTACGAGAAGCGATTTGGTCCCCACGCAGGTGGAACTGCCATTGGTGGTCCTTCAGGCAATGACGGCGGACAGAGCTTCAGTCTTTCCACCAGCATCGAGACTTCCGCAGATGTTCACGAGCATAACGAAGATGATCACTCCATCGGTCTGACCCATGAGGATGTCTACCCTTATCCTCATGCCCATTCCTTTTCTCCATTCCGTCGTTCAGAAAATCACGGCCCTCCTGGCCATGGCGGCGCTCCGCCCGCTGGTCACTTTGAGCCTCACCCAGAGCCCCATTACGAGCCTCACACTGAGGCGCACTATGAGCCTCATAACGAGCCACACTACGAGCCTCACCCTGAGCCTCACTTCGAGAACCACCCCGAGCCTCACTTTGAGAATCACCCGGAGCCTCATTACGCGCCTCACTATAGCCCTACCTACGAGCCCCACTACGAGCCGCACACTACATTTGAACACGAGCTCACCTCGTTGAAGAACAACAACAATGGCCCTTCGGCTGGGAGCATTGTCTTTGGTCGCAGAGGATTCCCCGCCGGCCCTGGCCCTCACGTTGAGCCTCACCCCGAGCCTCACTTCGAGCCTCACTCTGAGACGCACTTTGAGCCTCACCCCGAGCCTCACTTCGAGCCTCACTCTGAGACGCACATTGAGCCTCACCCTGAGCCTCACTTCGAGCCTCACCCGGAGCCTCACTTTGAGAACCACCCCGAACCTCACTTTGAAAATCACCCCGAGCCCCACTACGCGCCCAACTACAGCCCTATCTACGAGCCTCACTACGAGCCGCACACCAAATTGGAGTCTGAGATCACTTCGTTGAAAGACAACAACAACGGCCCTTCGGCTGGGAGCATTGTCTTTGGTCGCAGAGGATTCCCCGCCAGCCCTGGCCCTCACGTTGAGCCTCACCCCGAGCCTCACTTCGAGCCTCACTCTGGGACGCACTTTGAGCCTCACCCCGAGCCTCACTTCGAGCCTCACTCTGAGACGCACTTTGAGCCTCACCCAGAGCCCCATTACGCGCCTCACCCCGAGCCTCACTTCGAGAGCAACCCCGAACCTCATTTTGAGAACCACCCCGAGCCTCACTATGACCCACACTACAGTCCTAGCTACACGCCACACTACGAGCCACACACTACCTTCGATTCCGAGATCACATCATTGAAGAACAACAACAATGGTCCTGCTGCTGGAAGCATCACGTTTCGTCGCCGCGCATATGCCCCTACCCGCGACGCTGACATTGGTGGTGGCACTGCTATTGGAGGTCCGTCAGGTGATGACGATGGTAGCGCCTTCTCTGCTCCCACCGACGTTGATGTTACCAACGATGTGGATGAGCACAATGAAGACAACCATGCCATCACGGGCGATTTCACCCATGTGCACCCTGACGGCCCAGCCGAATACTCTGGAGAGGATCAGGTCGAGGGCCCTCAATGCGCTGCGCAGACTCAGGATGTCGTCCACACTGTGACCAAGACCCAATACAAAACTGCCGAGGCGACCCATGTGGTCTATCAGTCGGCTCCTGTCGTTGAAGCCAATCTGATTCCCGGCGACGCCCACGACCCCGAATTTGTCGGCGCAGACGCCTACGCTCCCCCAGCTCCTGCTCGTTCTAGCGCCTCTCCTGAGAACCCCATGTACCGAGCTCCTACTACCAATAACCTGAACCCTACACATGTGCCGATGGCCGCCCCGTCTTCTGGAAGCAGCGCTGCCTACGCAAATTATCCCAAACCCTCCCCCGGTACTAATTCCTTCGGGGACTACGCTCAGCCTTCCACCGGGGCCTATCCTTCCGCGGACTACGCTCAGCCCTCCACTGGGGCCAATCCTTCTGCGGACTACGCTCAGCCTTCCACTGGGGCCAATCCTTCTGCGGACTACGCTCAGCCCTCCACTGGGGCCAATCCTTTCGCGGACTACGCTCAGCCCTCCACTGGGGCCAATCCTTTCGCGGACTACGCTCAGCCTTCCACTGGGGCCAATCCTTTCGCGGACTACGCTCAGCCCTCCACTGGGGCCAATCCTTCTGCGGACTACGCTCGGCCTTCCACTGGGGCCAATCCCTCCGCGGACTACGCTCAGCCTTCCACTGGGGCCAATCCTTTCGCGGACTACGCTCAGCCTTCCACTGGGGCCAATCCTTCCGCGGACTACGCTAAGCCTTCAACTGGCGCAGACCCCTTCGCCAGCTATTCGCAGTCCTCCGCTGGCGCTGATCCTTTCACTCCCCAGCGCCCCTCGTACTCCCAGATCCCTGTGCATGTGCCCAATGCTAC